The following are encoded in a window of Flavobacterium cupriresistens genomic DNA:
- a CDS encoding type II toxin-antitoxin system ParD family antitoxin produces the protein MPKNTSILLGDYFDNFINSQVKNGKFTSASEVVRAALRLFEQEETKKSELISELKKGEKSGFAKDFNRESFLNNLHEKHSK, from the coding sequence ATGCCGAAAAACACCTCTATATTACTTGGAGATTATTTTGATAATTTCATAAACAGTCAGGTAAAAAACGGGAAGTTTACTTCTGCCAGTGAAGTTGTTCGCGCAGCATTACGACTGTTTGAGCAGGAAGAAACAAAAAAGAGTGAATTAATCAGTGAACTTAAAAAAGGGGAAAAATCCGGATTTGCTAAAGATTTTAACCGCGAATCATTTTTGAATAATCTTCATGAAAAACATTCAAAATGA
- a CDS encoding sterol desaturase family protein — translation MEEYGKILIIATPVFLVLIIIEKIYGLYKKDDTAPLIDSVSSISSGITNSVKDVLGLSLTFISYEWMVSKIALYHLEANVLSYCIAFFVIDFYGYWSHRLAHQINFLWNKHAIHHSSEEFNLACALRQPIASLVNLFTFLLIPAALLGVPASVIAITLPLHLFLQFWYHTKHIKKMGFVEHILVTPSHHRVHHAINPEYLDKNHSQIFIFWDKLFGTFQEELDDVPPVFGITRPASTWNPIRINFQHLTLLIKDAWRAPKWKDKLTIWFKPTGWRPENFEELYPVNKIENVFNFEKYGIHNSQKLIYWSVAQVLITLLFVTYLFDNIAKIGLPNIFVYGFFILITIYSYSELMDKSQYAPLWEGFRFTIAIAIITYYGDWFGLNVVFPFANYVVIGYLTLSFLISLYFVTIDFKTNQNQLANS, via the coding sequence ATGGAAGAATATGGAAAAATATTAATTATCGCTACGCCTGTTTTTTTAGTATTAATTATAATCGAAAAAATATACGGGCTCTATAAAAAGGATGATACTGCACCTTTAATAGACAGCGTGTCGAGTATTAGTTCAGGAATTACCAATTCGGTAAAAGATGTTTTGGGCCTTAGTCTGACTTTTATTTCGTACGAATGGATGGTTTCTAAAATTGCACTTTACCATTTAGAAGCCAATGTCCTCTCCTATTGTATTGCCTTTTTTGTCATCGACTTTTATGGGTACTGGAGCCACCGATTGGCGCATCAGATTAATTTTCTCTGGAACAAACATGCTATTCATCATAGCAGTGAAGAATTTAATTTGGCTTGTGCGCTGCGACAACCTATTGCCAGCTTAGTCAACTTATTCACCTTTTTATTGATTCCGGCCGCCTTACTTGGTGTTCCTGCCTCTGTTATTGCGATAACTTTGCCGCTTCATTTGTTTTTGCAATTTTGGTATCACACCAAACATATCAAGAAAATGGGGTTTGTTGAGCATATTTTGGTAACGCCCTCTCATCATCGGGTGCATCACGCTATAAATCCGGAATATTTAGACAAAAATCATTCGCAAATATTCATTTTTTGGGACAAACTTTTTGGCACTTTCCAAGAGGAATTGGATGATGTTCCTCCTGTTTTTGGAATTACAAGACCGGCAAGTACCTGGAATCCTATTCGAATTAATTTCCAACATTTGACTTTATTGATCAAAGACGCCTGGCGTGCTCCAAAATGGAAAGATAAACTCACCATCTGGTTTAAACCAACAGGCTGGCGACCTGAAAATTTTGAAGAATTATACCCCGTAAACAAAATTGAAAATGTTTTTAATTTTGAAAAATACGGTATCCATAATTCTCAAAAACTGATTTATTGGTCTGTTGCTCAGGTTCTCATAACCCTTTTATTCGTCACTTATTTGTTTGACAATATTGCCAAAATCGGCCTGCCCAATATCTTTGTTTACGGCTTTTTTATTTTGATTACGATCTACAGTTATAGTGAACTGATGGATAAAAGCCAATATGCCCCTTTGTGGGAGGGCTTTCGTTTTACAATTGCCATTGCGATTATCACCTATTATGGTGATTGGTTTGGTTTGAATGTTGTATTCCCATTTGCCAATTATGTCGTTATTGGTTATTTGACGTTATCCTTTTTAATTTCCCTGTATTTTGTTACTATTGATTTTAAAACTAACCAAAATCAACTCGCCAATTCATAA
- a CDS encoding YqiA/YcfP family alpha/beta fold hydrolase yields the protein MKKPFRLIPFLLLTLSCFFGFSQTQSNNPNQAYIFFLHNKFIEEHDLNEAHPEYGKAEYNEIINSFKADNFIVFSEKRKKNTNAARYAEKVVKQINKLIKEGVKPNKITVIGTSMGGYIAQYVSTYLANPEVNFVFIGSFRDIDIEEIPDINFCGNILTIYEKSDVLGVSAIKRKETSKLKVNHFKEIELNTGLKHGFLFKASDGWIVPCKKWANGNYELN from the coding sequence ATGAAAAAACCATTTCGTCTTATTCCTTTTTTACTTCTTACACTTTCCTGTTTCTTTGGCTTTAGTCAAACCCAATCAAATAATCCAAACCAAGCTTATATCTTTTTTCTGCACAATAAATTTATAGAAGAACACGATTTGAATGAAGCTCATCCTGAGTACGGTAAAGCCGAATACAACGAAATAATCAATTCTTTTAAAGCAGATAATTTTATCGTTTTTAGTGAGAAAAGAAAGAAAAACACCAACGCAGCCCGTTATGCGGAAAAAGTGGTAAAACAAATCAACAAACTAATAAAAGAAGGAGTTAAACCCAACAAGATAACTGTAATCGGAACCTCAATGGGCGGTTATATTGCACAGTATGTTTCTACTTATCTGGCAAATCCGGAGGTTAATTTTGTATTTATTGGCAGTTTCAGAGATATTGATATTGAAGAAATTCCGGACATCAATTTCTGTGGAAACATTCTGACCATTTATGAAAAATCAGATGTTCTGGGAGTTTCGGCTATCAAACGAAAAGAAACTTCAAAATTGAAAGTCAATCACTTCAAAGAAATCGAATTAAATACCGGTTTAAAACATGGCTTTTTATTCAAAGCCTCAGACGGTTGGATTGTTCCCTGCAAAAAATGGGCTAACGGAAATTATGAGCTAAATTAA
- a CDS encoding type II toxin-antitoxin system RelE/ParE family toxin — protein sequence MMNYEISNLATKDLENIWLYTAENWSIEQADRYLNLLFEEIEYLCLKPNSGTDFGAIRKDYFRSKVKSHLIFYKINIKKNQLEIIRILHEMMDVENHIK from the coding sequence ATGATGAATTACGAAATAAGTAATTTAGCAACAAAAGATTTAGAAAACATATGGCTGTACACCGCTGAAAATTGGTCGATTGAACAAGCTGACCGATATTTAAATTTATTATTTGAAGAAATTGAATATTTATGCTTAAAACCAAATTCCGGTACTGATTTTGGGGCAATAAGAAAAGACTATTTTCGTTCAAAAGTAAAATCACATCTTATCTTCTATAAAATAAATATAAAAAAGAATCAATTAGAAATCATCCGTATTCTGCATGAGATGATGGACGTTGAAAATCATATCAAATAA
- a CDS encoding ATP-dependent Clp protease adaptor ClpS, whose product MSTKEKVRERVREKEAVGFNNEIIVYNDDVNTFDHVIDTLMRVCSHTSEQAEQCSLIVHYNGKCAVKTGPMDKLKPQCTQLLEAGLSAEIV is encoded by the coding sequence ATGAGTACTAAAGAAAAAGTAAGAGAAAGGGTTCGGGAAAAGGAAGCTGTAGGTTTTAATAACGAAATCATTGTTTACAATGACGATGTAAACACTTTTGATCACGTAATTGATACTTTAATGCGTGTTTGCAGCCACACTTCAGAACAAGCGGAACAATGTTCCTTAATTGTACACTACAACGGAAAATGCGCGGTAAAAACGGGTCCGATGGACAAGTTAAAACCACAATGCACACAACTTTTGGAAGCGGGTCTTAGCGCCGAAATTGTTTAA
- a CDS encoding TlpA family protein disulfide reductase, whose product MKQIALILIAFITFSCSQAQKTSFSKEALSQKLLATDDSQVSFKNILKKYKGKTLVIEVWASWCGDCVKAMPKVKELQANNPDVSYLFLSADKTADKWKIGIEKHEIKGDHFMMTDGMKGVFGKAIDLDWIPRYIIVDKTGKIVLYRAIEKDFDLINSTLQGLK is encoded by the coding sequence ATGAAACAAATAGCTCTAATCCTCATTGCCTTTATTACTTTTTCATGTTCGCAAGCTCAGAAAACCAGTTTTTCAAAAGAAGCGCTTTCTCAAAAATTATTAGCTACCGATGACAGTCAGGTAAGTTTTAAAAACATTCTAAAAAAATACAAGGGAAAAACTTTGGTAATCGAAGTTTGGGCTTCTTGGTGTGGTGATTGTGTAAAAGCAATGCCAAAAGTAAAAGAGCTACAAGCCAATAATCCTGATGTTTCTTATTTATTTCTTTCTGCCGATAAGACCGCAGATAAATGGAAAATCGGAATTGAAAAACACGAAATAAAAGGAGATCATTTTATGATGACTGACGGTATGAAAGGAGTTTTCGGAAAAGCAATTGACTTAGATTGGATTCCAAGATACATCATTGTTGATAAAACCGGAAAAATTGTATTGTACCGTGCAATCGAAAAAGATTTTGATCTGATCAATTCGACTTTACAAGGATTAAAATAA
- the prmA gene encoding 50S ribosomal protein L11 methyltransferase: MSNIYLGYHFTIEPKELGSEILIAELGEKAFESFTETENGISAFVKKDLWDETILDDIYILQSEEFKIEYTFEEIDQVNWNEEWEKNFEAIDVDGKCHVRAPFHEKTNAEFDIIIEPKMSFGTGHHETTHMMIQHLLETDVAGLKTLDMGCGTAILAILAEMKGAEPIDAIDIDNWCYLNSIENAERNNCKHITVYEGDAALLEGKKYDLIIANINRNILLNDMHAYVDCLNPKGTLLLSGFYEEDIPFIDASCTEKGLTYVKKFQRNNWVSLKYVN; encoded by the coding sequence ATGTCGAATATATATTTAGGGTATCATTTTACTATTGAACCAAAAGAACTAGGATCAGAAATATTAATTGCTGAATTGGGAGAAAAAGCATTCGAAAGTTTTACAGAAACTGAAAATGGAATTTCAGCTTTTGTGAAGAAAGATTTATGGGATGAAACTATTCTGGATGACATTTATATTTTACAATCGGAAGAATTCAAAATCGAATATACTTTTGAAGAAATCGATCAAGTGAACTGGAACGAGGAATGGGAGAAGAATTTTGAAGCAATTGATGTGGATGGAAAATGCCATGTTCGCGCCCCTTTTCACGAAAAAACAAATGCCGAATTTGACATTATCATTGAACCAAAAATGAGTTTCGGAACGGGTCACCATGAAACGACTCACATGATGATTCAGCATTTATTGGAAACAGATGTTGCCGGTTTGAAAACTTTAGACATGGGTTGCGGAACAGCAATTTTAGCCATTTTAGCTGAAATGAAAGGCGCCGAGCCAATTGATGCGATTGACATTGATAATTGGTGTTATCTGAATTCAATTGAAAATGCAGAACGCAATAACTGTAAACATATTACCGTTTATGAAGGCGATGCTGCTTTATTGGAAGGTAAAAAATACGATTTGATAATTGCTAATATCAACCGTAATATCTTACTAAACGATATGCATGCCTATGTGGATTGTTTAAATCCAAAAGGGACTTTGCTTTTAAGCGGTTTTTACGAAGAAGACATTCCATTTATCGATGCTTCGTGCACAGAAAAGGGATTGACTTACGTAAAAAAGTTCCAAAGAAATAACTGGGTTTCATTAAAATACGTAAATTAG
- the tpiA gene encoding triose-phosphate isomerase, with translation MRKKIVAGNWKMHKNAEQTEELLSELITKIPAQTTAQVIVAPTFVNLAGAVAKLKNTTIGVSAQNVHQAEGGAFTGEISADMLTSIGVTTVILGHSERRAIFHETDALIANKVDTALKHDMTVIFCFGEELKDRQSENHFNIVENQLRDGLFHIAKESWSKIVLAYEPVWAIGTGETASPEQAQEMHEFIREVVRKAFGADIADEVSILYGGSVKPDNAKEIFSKPDVDGGLIGGAALKADDFLAIVTAI, from the coding sequence ATGAGAAAAAAGATTGTCGCAGGAAACTGGAAAATGCATAAAAACGCAGAACAAACTGAAGAATTATTAAGCGAATTAATCACCAAAATACCAGCTCAAACTACCGCTCAGGTAATTGTTGCACCAACATTTGTAAACTTGGCCGGAGCTGTGGCTAAATTAAAAAACACCACTATTGGAGTTTCTGCACAAAACGTTCACCAAGCTGAAGGTGGTGCTTTTACAGGAGAAATTTCTGCAGATATGTTGACGAGTATTGGTGTCACTACCGTAATCCTTGGTCACTCGGAGCGCAGAGCTATTTTTCATGAAACTGACGCTTTAATCGCAAACAAAGTAGATACTGCTTTGAAACATGATATGACTGTTATTTTCTGTTTTGGAGAAGAATTAAAAGACCGTCAATCCGAAAATCATTTTAATATTGTTGAAAATCAATTGCGTGACGGATTGTTCCACATTGCAAAAGAATCATGGTCTAAAATTGTCTTGGCTTACGAACCTGTTTGGGCAATCGGAACCGGAGAGACTGCTTCACCGGAGCAAGCACAAGAGATGCATGAATTTATCAGAGAGGTGGTTCGTAAAGCTTTCGGAGCTGACATTGCTGATGAAGTTTCAATTTTATACGGCGGTTCTGTAAAACCGGATAACGCTAAGGAAATTTTCTCTAAACCGGATGTAGATGGTGGTCTTATCGGAGGAGCAGCTTTAAAAGCAGATGACTTTTTAGCTATTGTAACAGCAATCTAA